A stretch of Miscanthus floridulus cultivar M001 chromosome 13, ASM1932011v1, whole genome shotgun sequence DNA encodes these proteins:
- the LOC136502171 gene encoding bifunctional monodehydroascorbate reductase and carbonic anhydrase nectarin-3-like, whose protein sequence is MGPGGHAAVGALLAAALLLSAAVPGARAQAETEDEDFSYIPSADNGPENWGKIKAEWANCSVGRMQSPIDLSDECAKLVQCLGYLITSYRPAEATIVNTGHYVMVSFNGDAGSLVINGTTYNLKQLHWHTPSEHTIAGRRYDLELHLVHQTSANKTAVIGILYEIGAIKDPFLLWLEPSIKSIENTNDQPKDIRVVDPNGARGIGSVYYRYMGSLTTPPCTEGVVWTVVNKVSPVAKDQVKLLRDALQDGNTMNARPLQEVNNRDISIFRPKPYDYY, encoded by the exons ATGGGTCCCGGTGGCCACGCTGCCGTCGGGGCGCTCCTCGCCGCGGCGCTGCTGCTCTCCGCCGCCGTCCCGGGCGCCAGAGCGCAGGCAGAAACAG AGGATGAGGACTTCAGCTACATCCCGAGCGCGGATAACGGCCCGGAAAACTGGGGTAAGATCAAGGCGGAGTGGGCCAACTGCAGCGTGGGGCGGATGCAGTCCCCCATCGACCTCTCCGACGAGTGTGCCAAGCTGGTGCAATGCCTGGGCTACCTCATCACCTCCTACCGCCCCGCCGAGGCCACCATCGTCAACACCGGCCACTACGTCATG GTGAGCTTCAATGGCGACGCCGGGAGCCTGGTGATCAACGGCACGACGTACAACCTCAAGCAGCTGCACTGGCACACGCCCAGCGAGCACACCATCGCCGGCCGCAG GTACGACCTGGAGCTGCACCTGGTGCACCAGACCTCCGCGAACAAGACGGCGGTGATAGGCATCCTCTACGAGATCGGCGCCATCAAGGACCCGTTCCTGCTCTGGCTAGAGCCCTCCATCAAGAGCATCGAGAACACGAACGACCAGCCGAAGGACATCAGGGTTGTAGACCCCAACGGTGCGCGCGGCATCGGCAGCGTGTACTACCGCTACATGGGCTCGCTCACCACGCCGCCCTGCACCGAGGGGGTCGTCTGGACCGTCGTCAACAAG GTTAGCCCCGTGGCCAAGGACCAGGTGAAGCTTCTCAGGGATGCGCTGCAAGAC GGCAATACGATGAACGCGAGGCCGCTCCAGGAGGTGAACAACAGAGACATCAGCATTTTCCGCCCCAAGCCCTATGATTATTACTAG
- the LOC136499977 gene encoding putative GPI-anchored protein pfl2 → MASLGLSATAITPTTAAAAPTTTTTDTAAIALTTAPSTSISATVIPSAHPHQPTMATVPLEALNAFTAAIQGLQTQIGDMRLQMGRMATRLAAIEGRPSLSSSMLPQYGLPSYGGIPALPASTGPVISELLTAQPAMASHLPLSAPVSTSPISASVAAFTQPPPPPPTQGVPITQILFPHSPSPVSSLSSIMQMSMPMPFAPMTTSPPLPHF, encoded by the coding sequence ATGGCTTCCTTGGGACTGTCCGCCACCGCCATTACGCCCACCACCGCCGCTGctgcccccaccaccaccaccacagacACTGCCGCCATCGCACTCACCACCGCTCCTAGCACTAGTATCTCCGCCACCGTCATACCATCCGCTCATCCACACCAGCCTACTATGGCCACCGTTCCCCTCGAGGCACTCAACGCCTTCACCGCCGCCATCCAGGGCCTACAGACCCAAATAGGAGACATGCGCCTGCAAATGGGCAGGATGGCCACCAGACTAGCGGCGATCGAGGGTCGACCATCCCTCTCCTCCTCGATGCTCCCGCAATATGGCCTTCCTAGCTATGGGGGCATTCCGGCCTTGCCGGCCTCCACGGGGCCAGTCATCTCCGAGCTGCTCACCGCACAGCCGGCCATGGCATCACACCTGCCGTTGTCTGCGCCCGTCTCGACGTCGCCGATCTCGGCATCAGTCGCGGCGTTCACACAGCCGCCCCCACCGCCACCGACTCAGGGGGTTCCCATCACTCAAATTTTGTTCCCCCACTCACCGTCGCCAGTGTCGTCCCTGTCCTCCATCATGCAGATGAGCATGCCCATGCCGTTCGCACCCATGACAACATCGCCGCCGCTCCCGCACTTTTAG